In Sulfuracidifex metallicus DSM 6482 = JCM 9184, a single window of DNA contains:
- a CDS encoding YbhB/YbcL family Raf kinase inhibitor-like protein, translating to MIVKAPFKEGEEIPQKFTCEGDDVSPHISWDKVDGAKSYALIMEDPDAPSGLFVHWIIYNIKTNSLAENMPRKERINEIIQGENDFGNIGYGGPCPPKSHPAHRYFIRVYALDAEVTRKMSLEELREFISSHKLDSGEIMGLYKRKR from the coding sequence ATGATAGTCAAAGCACCTTTTAAAGAAGGAGAAGAGATTCCTCAGAAGTTTACATGTGAGGGGGATGACGTTTCTCCCCATATCTCATGGGACAAAGTAGACGGTGCAAAAAGTTACGCCCTCATAATGGAGGATCCAGATGCACCTTCTGGATTATTTGTGCACTGGATAATTTACAATATTAAAACTAATTCTCTAGCTGAGAATATGCCAAGGAAAGAAAGGATAAATGAGATAATACAAGGTGAGAACGACTTCGGAAATATAGGATATGGCGGACCTTGTCCACCCAAATCACACCCGGCTCATAGATATTTTATACGAGTTTATGCCCTAGACGCAGAGGTGACAAGAAAGATGAGCCTAGAAGAACTACGAGAGTTCATCTCTTCTCACAAGCTAGATAGCGGGGAGATAATGGGACTATATAAGAGAAAGAGATGA
- the psmB gene encoding archaeal proteasome endopeptidase complex subunit beta codes for MNLKNKILKGTTTVGLKVKDGVVLAADRRASAGVYVAHKYVRKVLYVTDTIGVTTAGSVADIQFVYEILKNIYNYNKISGSGPITVKGLAMYLGTMLSRNKYFPYLVQILLGGYDESGASLYNLDYIGDVTEERYTATGSGSPVAVGVLEDGYREDLTLDEAADLAKRAVFSAIKRDSFTGTGVIVTKLSKNGHEEKEYYIKKNTSIEQ; via the coding sequence GTGAACCTTAAGAACAAAATATTAAAGGGAACTACAACTGTAGGGCTGAAGGTAAAAGATGGTGTAGTGTTAGCTGCTGACAGGAGGGCTAGTGCAGGAGTTTATGTAGCTCATAAATACGTTAGGAAAGTTCTTTACGTTACTGACACTATAGGAGTAACAACTGCTGGGAGCGTAGCAGATATTCAGTTCGTTTATGAAATATTAAAGAATATATACAATTATAACAAGATAAGCGGAAGTGGTCCTATAACTGTGAAGGGCCTAGCGATGTATTTAGGTACAATGTTATCTAGAAACAAGTATTTTCCCTACTTAGTTCAAATATTATTAGGTGGATATGACGAAAGTGGAGCATCTCTTTATAACCTAGATTACATAGGAGACGTTACTGAGGAGAGATACACGGCCACAGGATCAGGTTCTCCGGTAGCTGTAGGTGTGCTAGAGGACGGTTATAGGGAAGATCTTACATTAGACGAAGCTGCGGATTTAGCTAAAAGAGCTGTCTTTTCAGCAATAAAGAGGGACTCATTTACTGGTACTGGTGTAATAGTTACTAAATTAAGCAAGAACGGCCATGAAGAAAAGGAGTATTATATAAAGAAAAATACATCTATAGAGCAATAA
- a CDS encoding amidase: protein MTLEELNSKYNAFITFHEINPIREGQLTGLTFGIKDIFLTKGVRTTAGSRILKDYVPSENAYVVDQILRNGGKILGKTNTHEFALGATNTSSIAGPAKNPYDPSRISGGSSGGSAVAVALDMVDVGIGSDTGGSIRIPASLCGVIGFKPTTGLIPTDGVIPFSWSMDTVGIISKSLDKLAKVFTSLLPQEKKRIIVSQVPSKLKIGTFLFGEDDGSLLLKTALVKLSSEFDVKSVNLNMLTYFGGHIRQTIAVAEASSYHREWITSQPGLYFEDTKKILMSGLNISAVDYIDAMRARRSLLEEYVKAFKEVDVIISPTTKIVAPKIDEVKGREVDFRFQLISNTELFSVVGAPSISIPVAKDENGLPIGLMISGEPFSDGKLLKIASLLFDMLVSKQVS from the coding sequence ATGACGTTAGAAGAATTAAACTCGAAATACAACGCCTTTATAACATTTCATGAAATAAACCCGATAAGAGAAGGTCAGCTAACTGGTCTCACATTTGGCATTAAGGATATCTTCTTAACTAAAGGAGTCAGGACAACTGCTGGATCGAGAATTCTAAAGGACTATGTTCCGTCTGAAAACGCGTATGTTGTAGATCAAATTTTGAGGAATGGGGGTAAAATATTAGGGAAGACCAATACACATGAGTTCGCCTTAGGCGCAACAAATACATCATCGATTGCTGGACCAGCCAAGAACCCTTACGATCCATCAAGGATAAGTGGTGGTTCAAGTGGGGGTTCTGCTGTAGCTGTAGCTTTAGACATGGTAGATGTGGGCATAGGCTCAGACACTGGTGGTTCAATTAGAATACCTGCGTCTCTTTGCGGGGTTATAGGATTCAAACCTACAACAGGATTGATACCTACAGACGGAGTCATTCCATTCAGCTGGTCTATGGATACTGTTGGAATAATATCAAAGTCTCTCGATAAACTGGCTAAAGTCTTCACTTCATTACTTCCACAAGAAAAGAAAAGAATAATAGTATCTCAAGTTCCCTCTAAATTGAAAATAGGGACCTTCTTGTTCGGAGAAGACGATGGTTCACTATTGCTTAAAACTGCTTTAGTTAAACTATCCTCAGAGTTCGATGTAAAGTCAGTTAACTTGAATATGTTAACTTATTTTGGTGGACATATAAGACAAACTATAGCGGTTGCTGAAGCATCATCCTACCACAGGGAGTGGATTACATCACAGCCAGGGTTATATTTTGAGGATACAAAGAAAATTCTCATGTCAGGGCTTAACATTTCTGCAGTAGATTATATTGATGCTATGAGGGCAAGAAGATCTTTATTGGAAGAATACGTTAAAGCATTCAAAGAAGTAGATGTCATAATTTCTCCTACAACTAAAATAGTGGCTCCTAAAATTGACGAAGTAAAGGGAAGAGAGGTAGACTTTAGGTTTCAATTAATATCAAATACTGAGCTATTTAGTGTAGTAGGTGCACCTTCAATATCTATACCCGTAGCTAAGGATGAAAATGGCTTACCAATAGGTCTAATGATCAGTGGTGAACCCTTCAGTGACGGCAAACTATTGAAAATAGCCTCTCTTCTATTTGATATGCTAGTTTCTAAGCAAGTTTCTTAA
- a CDS encoding acryloyl-coenzyme A reductase, whose translation MKAVVVTGHKQGYKVQDIPDPKPDKGEVVIRVDKAALCYRDTLQLKGFYPRMRYPVVLGHEVVGTIEQVGDGVTGFKEGDKVISLLYAPDGECEYCKAGEEAYCHHRLGYSEELDGFFAEKAKLKVTSVIKVPQGTSDDGAVLVPCVTGMIYRGLTRAKIKKGETVLVTGASGGVGIHAIQVAKGLGAKVIGVTTSPDKADIVGKYADHVIVGKEFSSEAKKISDVHIVIDTVGTPTLEESLKSLWMGGRIVQIGNVDPAAPFNLKLGYVILKDIELIGHASATKKDAEGALKLTAEGKINPVIAGTVNLEDIDKGYELLKDKSKIGKVLLKP comes from the coding sequence ATGAAAGCTGTAGTAGTAACTGGGCACAAACAAGGATATAAAGTTCAAGACATACCAGATCCTAAACCTGATAAAGGAGAAGTGGTAATCAGAGTAGATAAGGCTGCCCTTTGCTATAGGGATACTCTTCAGCTTAAAGGGTTTTATCCTAGGATGAGATATCCTGTAGTTCTTGGACATGAAGTAGTTGGTACGATAGAGCAGGTAGGCGATGGTGTTACCGGTTTTAAGGAAGGGGATAAGGTGATATCCCTCCTTTATGCTCCAGACGGTGAATGTGAATACTGTAAGGCCGGAGAGGAAGCCTATTGCCATCATAGATTAGGCTACTCTGAAGAGTTGGATGGATTCTTTGCAGAGAAAGCTAAACTAAAAGTTACGAGCGTAATAAAGGTTCCTCAAGGCACTTCAGACGATGGTGCTGTCCTAGTACCATGCGTAACTGGAATGATATACAGAGGTCTAACAAGAGCTAAAATAAAGAAAGGTGAAACTGTTTTAGTTACTGGAGCAAGCGGTGGTGTCGGAATTCATGCAATACAAGTAGCCAAAGGCTTGGGAGCTAAGGTGATAGGAGTGACCACTTCTCCAGACAAGGCTGACATAGTGGGCAAGTATGCAGATCATGTAATTGTAGGAAAGGAGTTCTCTTCTGAAGCTAAGAAAATCTCAGACGTTCATATCGTCATAGATACAGTGGGAACTCCAACCCTAGAGGAATCCCTGAAAAGTCTTTGGATGGGAGGAAGGATAGTACAGATAGGTAATGTAGATCCTGCAGCTCCTTTTAATCTAAAGTTAGGATATGTAATTCTAAAGGACATTGAACTTATAGGCCATGCATCGGCTACAAAAAAGGATGCAGAGGGAGCATTGAAACTAACTGCAGAAGGTAAAATAAATCCAGTAATAGCTGGTACTGTAAATTTAGAGGACATTGATAAAGGATATGAGTTATTAAAAGATAAATCCAAGATAGGAAAGGTATTGTTAAAACCATAA
- a CDS encoding cation:proton antiporter, protein MSIEVISLLYLGILLILAKLMEEGFRRIGLVPFVGSIMVGIVVGDGGFGIIHINEIISFITSLGIIFLLFLAGAEEFDIRGEIEIKFFISSVVQLTIPFLALVLTLYYIGRPENFLLLSVPLAMSSAGPLTRLLIDVGYSKKQQGNFLFYQVIINEIIAVILFAILENTKELLISLVEVIAIMTGIVLTGRYISLGLERLELIFKVREIEFAGIISAILVIGFIAETYKFNSAIAALFLGFLLKDYLRDRPELREKLHAFTYGFFEPLFFVSIGLYFVRVTALIFEIGIILSVVTILSKILVGAATSKIIRLPLFFNAMGTSVKGGVDTSLLITALSLSYINGIEYSESVLAITVSTLIIPVVFKRIYGVKSEASFGDRKIKLSQQISSLNRELVYVACEDRLSDAIKVLMDRKVRGVAVVDRDMRPIGYVSMNTAIAVDPSLYDKLRVCDVELDEIETIDEKSKVIDAMKIFRETEKPIISVIDDKGKLVNVLYEREIMRLLIGE, encoded by the coding sequence ATGTCTATAGAGGTGATTTCCCTTCTCTATTTGGGAATACTTCTTATCCTAGCCAAGTTAATGGAGGAGGGGTTCAGAAGGATAGGATTAGTACCATTTGTAGGTTCAATAATGGTTGGCATAGTTGTAGGAGATGGAGGCTTTGGTATCATACATATAAACGAGATTATATCGTTTATTACATCTCTAGGAATAATATTCCTTTTATTTCTGGCTGGAGCAGAAGAATTTGATATAAGAGGAGAAATTGAAATTAAATTCTTTATCTCATCAGTAGTTCAATTAACTATTCCATTTCTTGCGTTAGTTTTAACCTTATACTACATAGGAAGACCAGAAAATTTTCTCCTGCTTTCAGTCCCTTTGGCCATGAGCAGTGCAGGTCCTTTGACTAGATTGTTGATAGACGTGGGATACAGCAAAAAACAGCAGGGTAACTTCCTTTTTTATCAAGTGATAATTAATGAAATAATAGCAGTAATTCTTTTTGCGATATTAGAAAATACTAAAGAACTCCTGATCTCCTTAGTTGAAGTAATAGCAATCATGACTGGCATAGTTTTGACCGGAAGATATATTTCTCTAGGCTTAGAACGTTTAGAATTAATCTTTAAGGTTAGAGAAATTGAATTTGCAGGAATTATTTCCGCTATATTAGTAATTGGTTTCATAGCAGAGACATATAAATTCAATTCAGCTATAGCAGCACTTTTCCTAGGTTTTCTCTTGAAGGACTACTTAAGGGATAGGCCAGAACTGAGGGAGAAATTGCATGCATTCACTTACGGTTTCTTCGAACCGCTTTTCTTTGTGAGCATTGGACTTTACTTTGTAAGGGTTACAGCTCTTATATTTGAAATAGGAATTATCTTATCTGTAGTTACTATATTATCCAAGATACTTGTAGGTGCAGCGACGTCAAAAATTATAAGGCTACCGTTGTTTTTCAACGCTATGGGCACGTCAGTGAAGGGGGGCGTGGATACTTCATTATTGATAACTGCATTATCTTTGAGCTACATAAATGGAATTGAATATTCTGAATCAGTTTTAGCAATAACTGTGTCCACTCTAATAATTCCAGTTGTTTTTAAGAGAATTTATGGAGTTAAAAGCGAAGCTAGCTTTGGAGATAGAAAAATAAAACTTTCCCAACAGATATCTTCGTTAAATAGAGAATTAGTCTATGTAGCTTGTGAGGATAGACTTAGCGACGCTATAAAAGTATTAATGGACAGAAAAGTAAGAGGTGTTGCAGTAGTGGATAGAGATATGAGACCAATTGGTTACGTCTCAATGAATACAGCCATAGCAGTAGATCCCTCCCTCTATGATAAACTCAGGGTGTGCGACGTAGAACTTGATGAAATTGAGACTATAGATGAAAAATCTAAGGTAATCGATGCAATGAAGATCTTTAGAGAGACAGAAAAGCCAATAATATCTGTAATTGATGATAAGGGTAAACTCGTTAATGTGCTTTATGAAAGAGAAATAATGAGACTTTTAATAGGAGAATGA
- a CDS encoding cob(I)yrinic acid a,c-diamide adenosyltransferase: MWYTGTGDKGKTKVPSVGEVWKDDDIVDALGNLDELNSILGVISSLYPPLAECISTIQSDIFALSSEVAGFDMGFGNDKVKYLETSIERFSSELPPLKNFVLPGGHKASAFLHLARSVCRRSERSVVTLARRQKVKDSHLVYLNRLSSLLFVMALWVNRKTNNPDVIWKG, translated from the coding sequence ATGTGGTATACTGGCACAGGGGATAAGGGAAAGACGAAGGTTCCATCCGTAGGTGAAGTCTGGAAGGATGATGACATAGTTGATGCTTTAGGTAATTTAGATGAACTGAACTCTATTTTAGGTGTCATATCTTCTTTGTATCCTCCATTGGCCGAATGTATATCTACTATACAGTCCGATATTTTCGCATTATCTTCTGAAGTTGCTGGATTTGACATGGGATTTGGAAATGACAAAGTAAAGTACTTAGAGACATCAATTGAGAGATTTTCATCGGAATTACCTCCCTTAAAGAACTTCGTCTTACCTGGTGGACACAAAGCTTCTGCATTTCTTCATTTAGCTAGGAGCGTATGTAGGAGGAGTGAAAGAAGTGTTGTTACGCTGGCAAGAAGGCAAAAAGTTAAGGATTCACATTTAGTCTACCTTAATAGGTTGTCGTCACTGCTATTTGTAATGGCTTTATGGGTTAACAGAAAAACAAACAACCCGGATGTAATATGGAAAGGTTAA
- a CDS encoding ornithine cyclodeaminase family protein translates to MELLVLSKEDLLKISDAETLVDSVKIAFSSFSSGKMKQPERHVDFVKGNWWGTMIGFNDQMFGIKIVNVINENRLKGLPAVNGVAILFSADTGEPQCLTEGSTLTALRTASASVLSTWLALRKKSIGTLGIVGAGDEAFYHAKLAQEFFSIEKIMITARKSHIDLAMKLGLLAVDKVKLLNSADVIFSTTSSQDPVILGKMLKDNFHVSSIGAHTPSSRELDDDVILKARTIMVDSKEAVFRESGDLIIPQNEGLLNDKNVVEIGDIINNGYTIDTPSIFKTVGIASQDVFTLSSVCKKAKEEGVGKLIKL, encoded by the coding sequence ATGGAGTTATTAGTCCTATCTAAAGAAGACCTACTAAAAATTTCTGATGCGGAAACACTGGTAGATTCTGTAAAGATAGCTTTCTCATCTTTCTCCAGCGGTAAGATGAAACAGCCAGAAAGACATGTGGACTTTGTTAAGGGAAATTGGTGGGGAACTATGATAGGTTTTAACGATCAGATGTTTGGAATAAAGATAGTAAATGTAATAAATGAGAACAGATTGAAGGGGCTTCCGGCAGTTAATGGTGTTGCTATACTTTTCTCTGCTGATACCGGGGAACCTCAATGCTTAACTGAGGGCTCGACACTTACGGCATTGAGGACAGCCTCAGCTAGTGTTCTGTCAACATGGTTAGCGTTGCGGAAAAAGTCCATAGGAACGTTGGGGATAGTCGGGGCAGGAGATGAAGCATTTTATCATGCGAAGTTAGCACAAGAGTTTTTCTCTATAGAGAAGATAATGATAACGGCCAGGAAGTCGCATATAGATTTAGCGATGAAATTAGGCTTGCTCGCAGTTGACAAGGTCAAATTACTTAACTCCGCAGATGTGATATTTTCTACCACCTCCTCACAAGATCCAGTAATTTTAGGGAAGATGCTGAAAGATAACTTCCACGTTTCCAGCATAGGTGCACATACTCCTAGTTCTAGAGAATTAGACGACGATGTAATTCTGAAGGCAAGGACAATCATGGTAGACTCGAAGGAGGCAGTGTTCAGAGAAAGCGGAGATTTGATCATACCTCAGAATGAGGGATTACTTAATGATAAAAACGTTGTGGAAATAGGCGACATAATTAACAATGGTTATACAATAGATACGCCTTCAATTTTCAAGACTGTCGGAATAGCGTCTCAGGACGTTTTTACTTTAAGTTCAGTTTGCAAGAAAGCTAAGGAAGAAGGGGTAGGAAAGCTTATAAAATTATAG
- a CDS encoding tyrosine-type recombinase/integrase, producing MKLEIGNSSEDHSVESFINALIVAGAGNGTVKLYSSAVKDFLNFVDKDPREITQADFNNWLIDLMKREGKAKGDEIERKRARSVTLRYYAIAVRRYLKWIGRELKVPLPRIRRREFSSLSEGQLNDLILHARGKKTKLILRLLAETGMRANELLSIRPSDINLEERRIRLRNTKNGEERIVFFTEETGRLLRAYIKGIDNDTRIFDMSYQALYKMIRRAGKRCGIENLRPHIMRHTFATLAIKRGVPLPVVQRLLGHHDIKTTQIYTHLISDDIKEMYRRAFG from the coding sequence ATGAAGCTTGAAATAGGCAATTCCTCAGAAGATCATTCCGTAGAATCTTTCATTAATGCGTTGATTGTAGCAGGCGCAGGAAACGGAACAGTAAAGCTGTATTCCTCTGCCGTAAAAGACTTCTTAAACTTCGTAGATAAAGATCCTCGTGAGATTACACAAGCGGATTTCAATAATTGGTTGATTGACCTAATGAAAAGGGAAGGAAAAGCGAAAGGTGACGAAATAGAAAGGAAAAGGGCTAGGTCGGTCACTTTGAGATATTACGCCATAGCCGTGCGGAGATATTTAAAGTGGATTGGAAGGGAATTGAAGGTACCCTTGCCTAGGATTAGAAGAAGGGAATTCTCATCTTTAAGCGAAGGCCAGCTGAACGATCTCATATTACATGCAAGGGGAAAGAAAACAAAACTTATATTGAGACTTTTGGCAGAAACTGGAATGCGTGCTAACGAGCTACTTTCAATTAGACCGTCTGACATAAATCTAGAAGAACGAAGAATTAGGTTAAGGAATACTAAAAACGGAGAGGAAAGGATAGTATTCTTCACAGAAGAAACTGGAAGGCTTCTAAGAGCATATATTAAAGGAATTGATAATGATACTAGAATTTTCGACATGAGTTATCAAGCCCTTTATAAAATGATTAGGAGAGCGGGAAAAAGGTGCGGAATAGAAAATTTAAGACCTCACATAATGAGGCATACGTTTGCAACTCTTGCAATCAAAAGAGGAGTTCCACTGCCAGTAGTTCAAAGGTTACTTGGACATCATGATATAAAGACGACTCAGATATACACGCATTTGATTAGTGACGACATAAAGGAAATGTATAGAAGGGCGTTCGGTTAA
- a CDS encoding radical SAM protein, with protein MGRDLKAIKWFVDTQLLKDQFNPAYATFKVTSKCNLRCTFCNPSYYSGELGEAPTERVKKIIDNMRDSSVIVLSFEGGEPTSRPDILDLLQYAHDGSFYIMLTSNGYRLMDEDFLTKLADKIDFLHYSIDEYHWNVKSLDYLCRFRKYGLKVNVQTVVTRFNIDKLEEKVRKVRECGYKILAMPAVDYPDSKVKLAPDPEKFYRVMSDLKAKYGSTLNNSWGFINALIGKVPSRVTSYAVTVYPNGDLPYPDDINGEVVGNLAEQKLKEIMNSDKVKFLQKKMLEDQARFEYLHLQTASFNSVRDLLSYAVEMAKWRFTGKA; from the coding sequence ATGGGTAGAGACCTTAAAGCAATAAAGTGGTTTGTGGATACTCAGTTACTCAAGGATCAGTTTAATCCAGCTTACGCCACATTTAAGGTGACTTCCAAATGTAACCTTAGGTGTACATTCTGTAACCCTTCCTACTACAGTGGAGAACTCGGGGAAGCACCAACTGAGAGAGTCAAAAAGATAATAGATAATATGAGAGATTCATCCGTTATCGTTTTATCCTTTGAAGGAGGAGAGCCTACATCTAGACCAGACATTCTAGATTTATTGCAATATGCTCACGACGGATCATTTTATATTATGCTAACTTCCAATGGGTATAGACTTATGGATGAGGATTTCCTTACTAAACTTGCAGACAAGATAGATTTCCTCCATTATTCTATTGACGAATATCATTGGAACGTCAAAAGTCTAGATTATCTATGCAGGTTTAGGAAGTATGGGCTTAAGGTAAATGTGCAAACCGTTGTAACAAGGTTCAATATTGACAAGTTAGAGGAGAAGGTAAGGAAAGTTAGGGAATGCGGATATAAGATATTGGCAATGCCAGCCGTGGACTACCCAGATTCTAAGGTAAAATTAGCCCCAGACCCTGAGAAGTTTTACAGAGTTATGTCAGATTTAAAGGCGAAATACGGTTCGACCTTAAATAACTCGTGGGGTTTCATAAATGCCCTCATAGGCAAGGTACCTTCTAGGGTTACAAGCTACGCCGTAACTGTTTATCCCAACGGTGACCTCCCATATCCTGACGACATAAACGGCGAAGTAGTAGGAAATCTAGCTGAGCAGAAGCTGAAGGAAATAATGAATTCAGACAAAGTAAAATTCCTTCAGAAGAAAATGCTAGAGGATCAGGCAAGGTTTGAATATTTACACTTACAAACGGCTTCATTCAATAGCGTACGCGATTTACTTTCCTACGCCGTAGAAATGGCTAAATGGCGTTTTACTGGAAAGGCTTAA
- a CDS encoding DapH/DapD/GlmU-related protein: protein MPLEDFMGKYPRINGKAYLHPTSYVIGDVEIGEMSSVWHYVIIRGDNDSISIGSGSNVQENSSIHTDPGFKVTIGDKVTIGHNAVVHGASISSNVIVGMGSILLNGSKVGEFSIVGAGSVVTEGKEIPPYSLALGVPARVVRKLKEEEIKVIEENAEEYINHVKRFLSNG from the coding sequence ATGCCTTTAGAAGACTTCATGGGGAAATACCCTAGAATAAACGGAAAGGCTTACTTGCACCCAACCAGTTACGTAATAGGCGATGTCGAAATAGGTGAGATGAGCAGCGTTTGGCATTACGTCATAATAAGGGGCGATAACGATTCAATTTCAATAGGATCTGGTTCTAACGTACAGGAGAATTCGTCAATTCATACAGACCCTGGGTTTAAAGTTACAATAGGCGACAAAGTTACAATAGGTCACAACGCGGTGGTTCATGGTGCGTCGATAAGCTCTAACGTAATTGTTGGCATGGGATCGATTCTGCTTAACGGCTCCAAGGTAGGGGAATTCTCAATAGTTGGTGCTGGCTCTGTGGTTACAGAAGGTAAAGAGATTCCCCCTTACAGTTTGGCTTTAGGGGTTCCAGCTAGAGTCGTTAGGAAACTAAAGGAGGAGGAAATAAAAGTTATAGAGGAGAACGCTGAAGAATATATAAATCATGTGAAGAGGTTCTTGTCAAATGGGTAG
- a CDS encoding RsmB/NOP family class I SAM-dependent RNA methyltransferase, with product MRKVYGNQVNEFLSDITKPNPRLYVRVNTILADPADVAEELGFMKDEDFKEAIYTPIKGPFKVEINDGIVIVDKKTAESVMVGADVFRPGVKKIKGKTGQRVTVVSERGDPVGEGELVNSYNVVVRVDNSLYSSVKIAELLPLKEGKIYVQGKSSMYVAKILDPRPGELIVDMNAAPGGKLTHIAQLQPKARILGFDHTSKKVDKIRELLSRMKLPAQVFEADSRYLYEDFNLKDVDKVIIDPPCSAMGLRPKLYDKKTGEDLITFSRYQKQFLNSAFKVLKKGGTVVYSTCTVTELENEKVIDDPRFEVEYQIRFHPMQGMTGFFIAKLVKK from the coding sequence TTGAGAAAGGTTTATGGTAATCAGGTTAACGAATTTCTTTCAGACATAACTAAACCTAACCCAAGGCTTTACGTGAGGGTGAACACAATTTTGGCAGATCCAGCAGACGTAGCAGAAGAACTTGGTTTCATGAAAGATGAGGACTTTAAAGAGGCAATTTATACGCCAATTAAAGGTCCATTCAAGGTTGAAATCAACGATGGAATAGTCATAGTGGATAAGAAAACCGCTGAAAGCGTCATGGTTGGGGCCGATGTGTTTAGACCAGGGGTCAAGAAAATCAAAGGTAAAACTGGGCAGAGAGTTACGGTTGTCAGTGAGCGTGGCGATCCCGTTGGAGAAGGAGAGTTGGTAAACTCGTATAACGTTGTAGTGAGAGTAGACAACTCATTATATTCTTCAGTCAAGATAGCTGAACTCTTACCTCTGAAGGAAGGTAAAATTTACGTTCAAGGTAAATCATCAATGTACGTAGCTAAGATTCTTGATCCTAGACCAGGTGAGTTAATAGTGGATATGAATGCAGCACCAGGGGGAAAGCTGACCCATATAGCCCAGCTTCAACCTAAAGCTAGGATTCTAGGATTTGATCATACCTCAAAGAAGGTAGATAAAATCAGGGAATTGTTATCCCGTATGAAATTGCCAGCTCAGGTTTTCGAGGCAGACTCGAGGTATCTTTACGAGGACTTTAACCTTAAAGACGTTGACAAGGTTATAATAGATCCGCCCTGTTCCGCTATGGGTTTAAGACCTAAGCTTTATGATAAGAAAACTGGAGAAGACCTAATAACTTTTTCAAGGTATCAAAAGCAATTCCTTAACTCAGCCTTCAAAGTATTAAAGAAAGGAGGTACTGTGGTATATTCTACATGTACAGTTACGGAGCTAGAAAATGAAAAAGTAATAGACGATCCAAGATTTGAGGTAGAATACCAAATAAGGTTCCACCCAATGCAAGGGATGACAGGCTTTTTTATAGCAAAGCTAGTAAAAAAATAA
- a CDS encoding beta-ribofuranosylaminobenzene 5'-phosphate synthase, giving the protein MIEVQGISRIHITLINMDGILGRIDGGIGIALKNPKIVVRVGGCQPFPLDLPFKVPGICIDEDYPEHVGLGHTTQFKLSLAKLASEYNHMNYSIKELARLVKRGSTSGVGIYTFEYGGLVLDGGHSLKVKKEMLPSDFAESPPPSLLLRRNFPWLVYFNIPKGKRVFGKEELEFFRNAKVEGVDMLARVILMELLPSVEERDLEGALDSIQRIQNLGFKKLEVNFQTDEVKSLMREMKNLGFPAGLSSFGPLVYTFVSSRKEGEELVARFGGKLTEPNNEGAKVKWSTTTS; this is encoded by the coding sequence ATGATTGAAGTTCAGGGGATCTCAAGGATTCATATTACGCTTATAAATATGGATGGAATCTTAGGTAGGATAGATGGAGGTATAGGCATTGCCTTAAAAAACCCTAAGATCGTTGTTAGAGTTGGGGGATGCCAGCCATTTCCTTTAGATCTTCCCTTTAAAGTTCCAGGCATATGCATAGATGAAGATTATCCAGAGCATGTAGGCTTAGGTCATACCACTCAATTTAAGCTCTCTCTGGCTAAACTGGCATCTGAATATAATCACATGAACTATTCAATAAAAGAGTTGGCAAGGTTAGTCAAGAGAGGTTCTACTTCAGGCGTTGGCATTTATACCTTTGAATACGGGGGATTAGTTCTAGATGGAGGTCATTCGTTAAAAGTGAAAAAAGAGATGTTGCCTTCGGATTTCGCTGAATCCCCGCCGCCTTCCTTGTTGTTGCGAAGGAATTTTCCTTGGTTAGTTTATTTTAATATTCCGAAAGGTAAGAGGGTCTTCGGCAAGGAAGAACTGGAATTCTTCAGAAACGCAAAGGTGGAGGGCGTAGACATGCTTGCAAGGGTAATTTTAATGGAACTTCTGCCTTCGGTTGAGGAAAGGGATTTAGAGGGAGCGTTAGACTCTATACAGAGAATTCAGAACCTCGGTTTCAAAAAGCTTGAAGTGAATTTTCAAACCGATGAGGTTAAATCGTTGATGCGAGAAATGAAAAATCTAGGATTTCCAGCTGGACTATCTTCGTTCGGGCCTTTAGTTTATACCTTTGTCTCGTCGAGGAAAGAAGGAGAGGAACTAGTTGCACGTTTCGGAGGAAAGCTGACCGAACCTAATAATGAAGGGGCGAAGGTTAAATGGAGTACGACGACTTCGTAA